The following proteins come from a genomic window of Triticum aestivum cultivar Chinese Spring chromosome 6A, IWGSC CS RefSeq v2.1, whole genome shotgun sequence:
- the LOC123130991 gene encoding GDSL esterase/lipase At3g53100 — MVGVRMVCNGKAVAALTAVFVVCAGVVSPAAASGREEAHQVPAVYVFGDSTVDVGNNQYLPGNAALQLPYGIDFPQSRPTGRFSNGFNVADSISRLLGFKRSPPAYLSLTPETSRQIVRGYRGVNYASGGSGILDTTGNTLTLTKQVEYFAATKSKMTEKSRGIDALLSKSLFLISDGGNDFFAFLRQNLTASDAPSFYADMLTNYTKHVQTLYQLGARRFGIVDVPPIGCVPAVRVTSPDGETACVEAANALARGFNDALGKAMARLAAALPGMRYSVGSSYNLITFITVHPQAAGFKDVASACCGGGRLGAQTWCGAPNATYCADRNDNVYWDEVHGTQATSSKGAKAIFAAPVKLGFAAPINFKQLVSS, encoded by the exons atggtgggggTGAGGATGGTGTGCAATGGGAAGGCTGTGGCGGCGCTGACTGCGGTGTTTGTCGTCTGCGCCGGGGTggtctcgccggcggcggcgagcgggcgcgaggaggcccaccaggtgccGGCGGTCTACGTGTTCGGCGACTCCACGGTGGACGTGGGCAACAACCAGTACCTGCCGGGGAACGCCGCGCTGCAGCTCCCCTACGGCATCGACTTCCCGCAGTCGCGGCCCACCGGGAGGTTCAGCAACGGGTTCAACGTCGCCGACTCCATCT CGAGGCTGTTGGGCTTCAAGAGGAGCCCGCCGGCGTACCTGTCGCTGACGCCGGAGACGAGCCGCCAGATCGTCAGAGGCTACCGTGGCGTCAACTACGCCTCCGGTGGATCCGGCATTCTCGACACCACC GGGAACACCCTCACGTTGACTAAGCAGGTGGAGTACTTCGCGGCCACCAAGTCAAAGATGACGGAGAAGAGCCGTGGCATCGACGCGCTGCTGTCCAAGTCGCTCTTCCTCATCAGCGACGGCGGCAACGACTTTTTCGCCTTCCTCCGGCAGAACCTGACGGCCAGCGACGCGCCGTCCTTCTACGCGGACATGCTGACCAACTACACGAAGCACGTGCAGACGCTGTACCAGCTGGGAGCGCGGCGGTTCGGGATCGTCGACGTGCCGCCCATCGGCTGCGTGCCGGCGGTGCGGGTCACCTCCCCGGACGGCGAGACCGCGTGCGTCGAGGCCGCCAACGCCCTCGCCAGGGGGTTCAACGACGCGCTGGGGAAGGCGATGGCCAGGCTCGCCGCCGCGCTGCCCGGGATGAGGTACTCCGTGGGGAGCTCCTACAACCTGATAACGTTCATCACGGTGCACCCGCAGGCCGCCGGGTTCAAGGACGTGGCCAGCGCGTGCTGCGGCGGCGGGAGGCTCGGCGCGCAGACATGGTGCGGGGCGCCCAACGCCACCTACTGCGCCGACCGCAACGACAATGTCTACTGGGACGAGGTGCACGGCACCCAGGCCACCTCCAGCAAGGGCGCCAAGGCCATCTTCGCCGCCCCCGTGAAGCTCGGCTTCGCCGCGCCCATCAACTTCAAGCAGCTGGTTTCTTCTTGA